The following coding sequences are from one Pseudomonas mendocina window:
- a CDS encoding TRAP transporter substrate-binding protein — translation MKSTASGFALSALAACLIGFSSVSAQAAERWNMSAEQPDGNSITKVAKAFAKDVTDATNGELQIRVHSNSALFKRPEVKRAVQTGQVQLGDVLMSVLGNEDAIFEIDSVPFLARNYDDAKKLWEVSRPAVEARLEKQGVKLLYAMPWSPQSIFTKTPINTMADFKGMKFRAYNPATSRMTELMGAVPTVIQTGEVPQAFSTGMISGMLTSPTTGVDTQAWDFSKYYYDVKAFIPKNFVIVNARAFARLPEASQQAVLAAAKRAEEQGWAAAQAETSALVATLAENGMEVSESAPSEVEAGFENIGATMAAEWLQRTGDEGKAIIDAYRN, via the coding sequence ATGAAAAGTACCGCATCAGGTTTTGCACTTTCCGCTCTGGCCGCGTGCCTCATCGGCTTTTCCAGTGTGAGTGCGCAGGCCGCCGAGCGCTGGAACATGAGTGCCGAACAGCCCGACGGCAACTCCATCACCAAGGTTGCCAAGGCCTTCGCCAAGGACGTTACCGACGCCACCAATGGCGAACTACAGATCCGTGTGCACAGCAACTCCGCTCTGTTCAAACGTCCAGAGGTGAAGCGTGCCGTGCAGACCGGGCAGGTTCAGCTCGGCGACGTACTGATGTCGGTTCTGGGCAACGAGGATGCGATTTTCGAAATCGACAGCGTACCGTTCCTCGCGCGCAACTATGACGATGCCAAGAAGCTCTGGGAGGTCAGTCGTCCGGCTGTCGAAGCGCGCCTGGAGAAGCAGGGCGTCAAGTTGCTCTATGCCATGCCCTGGTCGCCACAGAGCATCTTCACCAAGACCCCGATCAATACCATGGCCGATTTCAAGGGCATGAAGTTCCGCGCCTACAACCCGGCCACCTCGCGCATGACCGAGCTGATGGGCGCCGTGCCTACCGTGATCCAGACCGGTGAAGTGCCTCAGGCCTTCAGCACCGGCATGATCAGCGGCATGCTGACCTCGCCGACCACGGGCGTGGATACCCAGGCCTGGGATTTCTCCAAGTACTACTACGACGTCAAGGCGTTCATCCCGAAGAACTTCGTGATCGTCAACGCCCGTGCTTTCGCGCGTCTGCCCGAAGCGTCGCAGCAGGCCGTACTGGCGGCCGCCAAGCGTGCGGAAGAGCAGGGCTGGGCCGCCGCTCAGGCAGAAACCAGTGCACTGGTGGCGACCCTGGCGGAGAACGGCATGGAAGTCAGCGAAAGCGCTCCGAGCGAAGTGGAAGCGGGTTTCGAAAACATTGGTGCGACCATGGCAGCCGAGTGGCTGCAGCGTACCGGGGACGAAGGCAAGGCGATCATCGACGCCTACCGCAATTGA
- a CDS encoding LysR family transcriptional regulator: MNLRFLETFVWVARLKSFRLTAEKLFSTQASISSRIAALEDELGTRLFLRDSKGVSLTPEGQKVLEYAERMIDTMHAMKQSISDTGSIQGRIRVGAMDTVIHTWLSPFVTRVMERYPGVEIELTADTARNLNEQLLKGYLDIVFQTDMVNGDSVRNLELASFPVRWIVPTGSLYHRSYASMDELARERIITFSKNSRPHQDILNLLHIGNVSAPRISCVNSIAAMTRLIRDGFGVGALPPALVRDELKQGLLTILDDVPEPPSLPVVATWRTGVGLELSEDIISLACEALGAYVEEMGQGMMTCMAPQSEQKLA, translated from the coding sequence ATGAACCTGAGATTTCTCGAGACCTTCGTCTGGGTGGCGCGGCTGAAGAGCTTCCGCCTCACCGCGGAGAAGCTTTTCAGCACCCAGGCTTCCATTTCCAGCCGTATCGCTGCGCTCGAGGACGAGCTGGGCACGCGTCTGTTCCTGCGTGATTCCAAGGGCGTTTCCCTCACTCCGGAAGGGCAGAAGGTGCTCGAGTATGCCGAGCGCATGATCGACACCATGCACGCCATGAAGCAATCGATCAGTGATACCGGCAGCATTCAGGGGAGGATTCGCGTGGGGGCGATGGATACCGTCATTCACACCTGGCTGAGTCCGTTCGTAACACGGGTGATGGAGCGCTACCCGGGGGTGGAGATCGAATTGACCGCCGACACCGCGCGCAACCTCAACGAGCAGTTGCTCAAGGGTTATCTGGACATCGTGTTTCAAACCGACATGGTCAACGGCGACAGCGTGCGCAATCTCGAACTGGCCAGTTTTCCGGTGCGCTGGATCGTGCCCACCGGTTCGCTCTACCACCGCTCCTATGCCTCGATGGACGAGCTGGCGCGCGAACGCATCATCACCTTCTCGAAGAACTCACGACCGCATCAGGACATTCTCAACCTGCTGCACATCGGCAACGTCAGTGCGCCGCGCATCAGTTGCGTGAATTCGATTGCGGCCATGACGCGGCTGATCCGCGATGGTTTCGGAGTCGGCGCCTTGCCGCCGGCACTGGTGCGCGACGAACTCAAGCAAGGGCTGCTGACCATTCTCGACGACGTACCCGAACCACCGTCGCTGCCAGTGGTAGCCACCTGGCGCACCGGTGTTGGCCTGGAGCTGAGCGAGGACATCATCTCCCTGGCCTGTGAAGCCCTGGGTGCCTATGTAGAAGAGATGGGGCAGGGAATGATGACCTGCATGGCGCCTCAGTCCGAGCAGAAACTCGCCTGA
- a CDS encoding OprD family porin, whose product MKPHYPLASALLLGSGLPTLAHADFIADSKASIEMRNFYFNRDFRQSGARDKAEEWAQGFLLRMESGYTDGTVGFGIDALGMLGLKLDSGDGTAGSGLLPADRSGGSQDEYSKLGLTAKVKVSNSTLKAGALHFRSPIVSANDSRLLPQTFQGALLNVQEIDNLTLQGGKINRIKANSSTDYTEMTGNRIGGNSDSFVFGGGEYKITPQLTAGLHYGTLEDVYQQYYGTLVHVLPLGDGQSFKSDLRYSQSRKDGNFRDLDNKAFGAMFTYSLGGHAFGAGYQRMSGDDPFPYIASSDPFLVNFVQINDFANTEERSWQVRYDYNFASLGIPGLTFMTRYISGNNVEVAGRSSEGKEWERNMDITYVVQNGPLKNLGLKWRNATVRSNFGNDLDENRLILSYTLPLW is encoded by the coding sequence ATGAAACCCCATTACCCATTGGCATCCGCCCTGCTGCTCGGCAGCGGCCTGCCAACCCTCGCGCATGCCGACTTCATCGCTGACAGCAAAGCCAGCATCGAGATGCGCAACTTCTATTTCAACCGCGATTTCCGCCAGAGCGGCGCCCGTGACAAGGCAGAGGAATGGGCGCAGGGCTTTCTGCTGCGTATGGAATCGGGCTACACCGACGGTACCGTCGGCTTCGGTATCGATGCATTGGGGATGCTCGGTCTGAAGCTCGACTCCGGCGATGGCACCGCCGGTAGCGGCCTGCTCCCGGCGGATCGTTCCGGCGGTTCGCAGGACGAATATTCCAAACTCGGCCTGACCGCCAAGGTGAAGGTCTCCAACAGCACGCTGAAAGCCGGCGCCCTGCATTTCCGCAGCCCGATCGTCTCGGCCAACGATTCACGCCTGCTGCCGCAGACCTTCCAGGGTGCACTGCTGAACGTTCAGGAAATCGACAACCTGACCCTGCAGGGCGGCAAGATCAACCGCATCAAGGCCAACAGCTCCACCGACTACACCGAGATGACCGGCAACCGCATCGGCGGCAACAGCGACTCCTTCGTGTTCGGCGGCGGCGAATACAAGATCACCCCGCAGCTCACCGCCGGCCTGCACTACGGCACCCTCGAGGATGTCTACCAACAGTACTACGGCACCCTGGTGCACGTACTGCCGCTGGGCGATGGCCAATCGTTCAAGAGCGACCTGCGCTATTCGCAGAGCCGCAAGGACGGCAACTTCCGCGACCTCGACAACAAGGCCTTCGGTGCCATGTTCACCTACAGCCTGGGTGGCCACGCCTTCGGTGCCGGCTACCAGCGCATGAGTGGTGACGACCCGTTCCCGTACATCGCCAGCAGCGATCCGTTCCTGGTCAACTTCGTGCAGATCAACGACTTCGCCAACACCGAGGAACGTTCCTGGCAGGTGCGCTACGACTACAACTTCGCCAGCCTCGGTATCCCCGGCCTGACCTTCATGACCCGCTACATCTCCGGCAACAACGTCGAGGTCGCCGGTCGCAGCAGCGAAGGCAAGGAATGGGAACGCAACATGGACATCACCTACGTGGTACAGAACGGCCCGCTTAAGAACCTCGGGCTGAAATGGCGTAACGCCACAGTTCGCTCCAACTTCGGCAACGATCTCGACGAGAACCGCCTGATTCTCAGCTACACACTGCCACTCTGGTGA
- a CDS encoding NAD-glutamate dehydrogenase, which yields MAFFTAASKADFQHQLQAALAQHVSEQALPQVALFAEQFFGIIALEELIQRRLSDLVGCTLSAWRLLGSFDPAEPQVRVFNPDYEKHGWQSTHTAIEVLHPDIPFLVDSVRIELNRRGYSIHTLQNSVLSVRRDKNGNLQELLAKGSTGKGVTQESLMFLEINRCASNADMKSLHSALLEVLEEVRLSVADFQPMKAKALELLGKLDKSKLKIEAAELEEVKVFLQWLRDDHFTFLGYEEFTVHEAADGGYIEYDESSLLGLSTRLRKGLSRADLHIEPYALNYLREPMLLSFAKAAQPSRVHRPAYPDFVSIREIDAKGKVIKECRFLGIYTSIAYSESVREIPYIRRKVAEVEKRSGFTAHGHLSKELVKVLEVLPRDDLFQTPVDELFSTALSIVQIQERNKVRLFLRFDPYGRFVYALAYVPRDVYSTETRLRIQQVLVDRLQASDCEFWTYFSESVLARVQFILRVDPKNKLDIDPQQLEREVIQACRSWTDDYAALVVDSLGEAKGTRVLGDFPKNFPAGYRERFAPHSAVVDMQHLLRLSAERPLVMSFYQPLAQGDQQLHCKLYHADTPLPLSDVLPILENLGLRVLGEFPYKLRRADGREFWIHDFAFTYAEGLNVDIQQLNDTLQDAFIHIVGGDAENDAFNRLVLTAAMPWRDVALLRAYARYLKQIRLGFDLSYIAATLINHADIAKELVRLFKTRFYLARKLSAEDLEDKQQKLEQAILGELDNVAVLNEDRILRRYLDLIKATLRTNFYQLGEGGQAKGYFSFKLSPRLIPDIPRPVPKFEIFVYSPRVEGVHLRFGDVARGGLRWSDREEDFRTEVLGLVKAQQVKNAVIVPMGAKGGFVPRRMPVGGSRDEVMAEGIACYRIFISGLLDITDNLKEGEVVPPQNVVRHDADDPYLVVAADKGTATFSDIANGIAAEYGFWLGDAFASGGSAGYDHKGMGITAKGGWVSVQRHFRERGIDVQKDNVTVIGIGDMAGDVFGNGLLLSQSLQLVAAFNHMHIFIDPNPDAAKSFVERKRLFELPRSSWADYDAKLISEGGGIFLRSAKSITISPQMKERFDIAADKLAPTELLNALLKAPVDLLWNGGIGTYVKSSKESHGDVGDKANDALRVDGCELRAKVVGEGGNLGMTQLGRVEFGLNGGASNTDFIDNAGGVDCSDHEVNIKILLGEIVAAGDMTEKQRNKLLAEMTNDVSELVLGNNYKQTQALSLAERRARERIGEYKRLMNALEGAGKLDRALEFLPTDEALNERASSGRGLTRPELSVLISYSKIDLKESLLKSLVPDDDYLAREMETAFPAILTEKFGDAMRRHRLKREIVSTQIANDLVNHMGITFVQRLKESTGMSAANVAGAYVIVRDLFRLPHWWAQIEALDYKVPAELQLQLMDELMRLGRRATRWFLRSRRNELDAARDVAHFAPRIEALVGRLDELLEGPAREQWLARYQGFVEAGAPEELARVVAGTTHLYTLLPIIEAADVTGKDASEVATAYFAVGGALDLSWYLQQITGLAVESNWQALAREAFRDDLDWQQRAITVSVLQMADGPQEIEARMALWLEQHQRLVDRWKAMLTELRAATGSDYAMYAVANRELMDLAQSA from the coding sequence ATGGCGTTCTTTACGGCGGCCAGCAAAGCCGACTTCCAGCACCAACTGCAAGCGGCCCTGGCTCAGCACGTGAGTGAGCAGGCGTTGCCACAAGTGGCGCTGTTCGCTGAACAATTTTTCGGCATCATCGCGCTCGAGGAGCTGATTCAGCGGCGCCTCTCCGACCTGGTCGGCTGCACCCTGTCAGCCTGGCGCCTGCTGGGCAGCTTCGACCCAGCTGAGCCGCAGGTGCGGGTCTTCAACCCGGATTATGAAAAGCACGGCTGGCAGAGCACCCACACTGCCATCGAGGTGCTGCACCCGGACATCCCGTTCCTGGTCGACTCGGTGCGTATTGAACTCAACCGCCGTGGTTACAGCATTCATACCCTGCAGAACAGCGTGCTCAGCGTGCGCCGTGACAAGAATGGCAACCTGCAGGAATTGCTGGCCAAGGGCAGTACCGGCAAGGGCGTTACCCAGGAATCGCTGATGTTCCTGGAGATCAACCGCTGCGCCAGCAACGCCGACATGAAATCGCTGCACAGCGCGCTGCTGGAGGTGCTGGAAGAGGTGCGCCTGAGCGTGGCTGACTTCCAGCCGATGAAGGCCAAGGCGCTGGAGCTGCTCGGCAAGCTGGACAAGAGCAAGCTGAAGATCGAGGCGGCCGAACTGGAGGAGGTCAAGGTCTTCCTGCAGTGGTTGCGCGACGACCATTTCACCTTCCTCGGCTATGAAGAATTCACCGTGCACGAGGCGGCAGACGGTGGCTATATCGAGTACGACGAAAGCTCGCTGCTGGGCCTGTCCACACGCCTGCGCAAGGGCCTGAGCCGCGCTGACCTGCATATCGAACCCTACGCCCTGAACTACCTGCGCGAGCCAATGCTGCTGTCCTTCGCCAAGGCCGCGCAGCCGAGCCGCGTACATCGTCCGGCCTATCCGGATTTCGTCTCCATCCGCGAGATAGACGCCAAGGGCAAGGTGATCAAGGAGTGCCGTTTCCTCGGCATCTACACCTCCATCGCCTACAGCGAGAGCGTGCGCGAGATTCCCTATATCCGCCGCAAGGTCGCCGAAGTGGAGAAACGCTCCGGCTTCACCGCCCATGGCCACCTGAGCAAGGAGCTGGTCAAGGTGCTGGAGGTGCTGCCGCGCGACGATCTGTTCCAGACGCCGGTGGACGAGCTGTTCAGCACCGCGCTGTCGATCGTGCAGATTCAGGAGCGCAACAAGGTGCGCCTGTTCCTGCGCTTCGACCCCTACGGCCGCTTCGTCTACGCGCTGGCTTACGTGCCACGTGATGTGTATTCCACGGAAACCCGCCTGCGCATCCAGCAGGTGCTGGTCGATCGTCTGCAGGCCAGCGACTGCGAGTTCTGGACTTACTTCTCCGAATCGGTCTTGGCACGCGTGCAGTTCATCCTGCGCGTCGACCCGAAGAACAAGCTCGATATCGATCCGCAGCAGCTCGAGCGTGAGGTGATCCAGGCCTGCCGTTCCTGGACCGATGACTACGCCGCACTGGTCGTCGACAGCCTCGGCGAAGCCAAGGGCACGCGCGTGCTGGGCGACTTCCCGAAAAATTTCCCGGCCGGCTATCGCGAGCGTTTCGCCCCGCATTCGGCGGTGGTGGACATGCAGCATCTGCTCAGGCTGAGCGCCGAGCGGCCGCTGGTGATGAGCTTCTACCAGCCGCTGGCGCAAGGCGACCAGCAACTGCACTGCAAGCTCTACCACGCCGACACGCCGTTGCCGCTGTCCGACGTGCTGCCGATTCTGGAGAACCTCGGCCTGCGCGTACTTGGCGAGTTCCCCTACAAGCTGCGCCGTGCCGACGGCCGCGAGTTCTGGATTCACGACTTCGCCTTCACCTATGCCGAAGGATTGAACGTCGATATCCAGCAACTCAATGACACGCTGCAGGACGCCTTCATCCATATCGTCGGCGGCGACGCCGAGAACGATGCCTTCAACCGCCTGGTGCTGACGGCCGCCATGCCCTGGCGCGACGTGGCGTTGCTGCGGGCCTACGCGCGTTATCTCAAGCAGATTCGCCTGGGCTTCGACCTGAGCTACATCGCCGCGACCCTGATCAACCATGCCGATATCGCCAAGGAGCTGGTGCGCCTGTTCAAGACGCGCTTCTACCTGGCGCGCAAACTCAGTGCCGAGGATCTGGAAGACAAGCAGCAGAAGCTCGAGCAGGCCATCCTCGGTGAACTGGACAACGTCGCGGTGCTCAACGAAGACCGCATCCTGCGCCGTTACCTGGATCTGATCAAAGCCACCTTGCGTACCAACTTCTACCAGTTGGGCGAGGGCGGTCAGGCTAAAGGCTACTTCAGCTTCAAACTCAGCCCACGCCTGATCCCGGACATTCCGCGTCCGGTGCCGAAGTTCGAAATCTTCGTCTACAGCCCACGTGTCGAGGGCGTGCACCTGCGCTTCGGTGATGTCGCCCGTGGCGGCCTGCGTTGGTCCGACCGCGAGGAGGACTTCCGTACCGAGGTGCTCGGCTTGGTCAAGGCGCAGCAGGTGAAGAACGCGGTGATCGTGCCGATGGGCGCCAAGGGCGGCTTCGTGCCGCGCAGGATGCCGGTCGGTGGCTCGCGCGACGAGGTGATGGCCGAGGGTATCGCCTGCTACCGCATCTTCATTTCCGGCCTGCTCGACATCACCGACAACCTCAAGGAAGGCGAAGTGGTGCCGCCGCAGAACGTGGTGCGCCATGATGCCGACGACCCCTACCTGGTCGTTGCGGCGGACAAGGGCACCGCGACTTTCTCCGATATCGCCAACGGCATCGCTGCCGAATATGGCTTCTGGCTGGGCGACGCCTTCGCTTCTGGCGGCTCGGCTGGCTACGACCACAAGGGCATGGGCATCACCGCCAAGGGCGGCTGGGTTTCGGTGCAGCGTCACTTCCGCGAGCGCGGCATCGACGTGCAGAAGGACAACGTCACCGTGATCGGTATCGGCGACATGGCCGGCGATGTGTTCGGCAATGGCCTGCTGCTGTCGCAAAGCCTGCAACTGGTGGCGGCCTTCAACCACATGCACATCTTCATCGACCCCAATCCGGACGCGGCCAAGAGCTTCGTCGAGCGCAAGCGTCTATTCGAGCTGCCGCGTTCGAGCTGGGCCGATTACGACGCCAAGCTGATCTCCGAGGGTGGCGGCATCTTCCTGCGCAGTGCCAAGAGCATCACCATCAGCCCGCAGATGAAGGAGCGTTTCGACATCGCCGCCGACAAGCTGGCACCGACCGAGCTGCTCAATGCATTGCTCAAGGCACCGGTGGATCTGCTGTGGAACGGCGGTATCGGCACCTACGTGAAATCCAGCAAGGAAAGCCACGGCGATGTCGGCGACAAGGCCAACGACGCGTTGCGCGTGGATGGCTGCGAGCTGCGCGCCAAGGTGGTGGGCGAGGGCGGCAACCTGGGCATGACCCAGCTTGGCCGTGTCGAATTCGGCTTGAATGGCGGCGCCAGCAACACCGACTTCATCGACAACGCCGGTGGCGTGGACTGCTCCGACCATGAGGTGAACATCAAGATCCTGCTCGGCGAGATCGTCGCCGCCGGCGACATGACCGAGAAGCAGCGCAACAAGCTCTTGGCCGAGATGACCAATGACGTCTCCGAGCTGGTGCTGGGCAACAACTACAAGCAGACTCAGGCGCTGTCGCTGGCCGAACGTCGCGCTCGCGAGCGCATCGGCGAGTACAAGCGCCTGATGAACGCGCTGGAGGGCGCTGGCAAGCTCGATCGTGCCCTGGAGTTCCTGCCGACCGACGAGGCACTCAACGAGCGTGCCTCCAGCGGTCGCGGCCTGACCCGTCCGGAACTGTCGGTGCTGATCTCCTACAGCAAGATCGACCTCAAGGAGTCGCTGCTCAAATCCCTGGTGCCGGATGACGACTACCTGGCTCGCGAAATGGAAACCGCGTTCCCGGCGATCCTCACCGAGAAATTCGGTGACGCCATGCGCCGTCACCGCCTCAAGCGCGAGATCGTCAGCACGCAGATCGCCAACGACCTGGTCAACCACATGGGCATCACCTTCGTGCAGCGCCTGAAGGAGTCCACTGGCATGAGCGCGGCCAACGTCGCGGGTGCCTACGTGATCGTGCGCGACCTGTTCCGCCTGCCGCACTGGTGGGCACAGATCGAGGCGCTGGACTACAAGGTGCCGGCCGAGCTGCAACTGCAGTTGATGGATGAGCTGATGCGTCTGGGCCGTCGCGCCACGCGCTGGTTCCTGCGCAGCCGCCGCAACGAGCTGGATGCCGCGCGCGACGTGGCGCATTTCGCGCCGCGCATCGAGGCGCTGGTCGGTCGCCTGGACGAACTGCTCGAAGGTCCGGCGCGCGAGCAGTGGCTGGCGCGCTATCAGGGCTTCGTCGAAGCGGGTGCACCGGAGGAGCTGGCCCGCGTGGTCGCTGGCACCACACACCTCTACACGCTGTTGCCGATCATCGAGGCGGCGGACGTCACCGGCAAGGATGCCAGCGAAGTGGCCACGGCCTACTTCGCCGTGGGTGGCGCGCTGGATCTGTCCTGGTATCTGCAGCAGATCACTGGCCTGGCGGTGGAAAGCAACTGGCAGGCGCTGGCCCGCGAAGCCTTCCGTGATGATCTGGACTGGCAGCAACGGGCGATTACCGTATCGGTGCTGCAGATGGCCGATGGCCCGCAGGAGATCGAAGCGCGTATGGCCCTGTGGCTGGAGCAGCATCAGCGCCTGGTGGATCGCTGGAAGGCGATGCTCACCGAGTTGCGTGCGGCGACTGGCAGCGACTATGCCATGTACGCGGTGGCCAACCGCGAGCTGATGGATCTGGCGCAGAGCGCCTGA
- a CDS encoding TRAP transporter small permease, whose protein sequence is MSWLRKLYTLSGLLAGLFLILICVLIVAQILARQFGTMIPSTDEFAAYCMAASGFLALPYALMRGAHIRVELLFRLLPQRSLFAVEVLGNVVGLLIAAYLAWYCALFVLESYEFREVSSGLLPIPMWIPQIPMVLGTVILVIAMAERLVLVCRGQRFEDQTPGVMSE, encoded by the coding sequence ATGAGTTGGCTACGTAAGTTGTACACCTTGTCCGGCCTGCTGGCCGGTCTGTTTCTGATCCTTATCTGCGTGCTGATCGTGGCGCAGATTCTGGCCCGGCAGTTCGGCACCATGATTCCGTCCACCGACGAGTTCGCTGCCTACTGCATGGCCGCTTCGGGTTTTCTGGCGCTGCCTTATGCGCTGATGCGCGGCGCGCATATTCGTGTCGAACTGCTCTTTCGTCTGCTGCCGCAGCGCAGCCTGTTCGCCGTCGAGGTGTTGGGCAACGTGGTCGGCTTGCTGATCGCCGCCTATCTGGCCTGGTACTGCGCGCTGTTCGTGCTGGAGTCCTACGAGTTCAGGGAAGTCTCTTCCGGTCTGTTGCCGATCCCGATGTGGATACCGCAGATACCGATGGTGCTGGGCACCGTGATCCTGGTGATCGCCATGGCCGAGCGTCTGGTACTGGTGTGCCGTGGGCAGCGCTTCGAAGACCAGACGCCTGGCGTGATGAGCGAGTGA
- a CDS encoding TRAP transporter large permease: MEYTIIAITLLVALFVLLGGGVWVALSLLGVGIIGMELFGGAPAGSILASTSWTASASWTLTALPLFIWMGEILYRTKLSEDMFRGLAPWVRGLPGRLLHVNVLGCGIFAAVSGSSAATTATIGRISLPELKSRGYPQGIAMGSLAGAGTLGLLIPPSIMMIVYAVGAQVSVSRLFIAGILPGLLLLVIFSGYLMIWSKLNRDQLPPEEPALPLREKLRRARLLIPVVALIVAVIGSIYTGVATATEAAALGVVGALCIALYSRSLTVETFMSSLLGAVCTSCMIFFILLGAAYLTAAMSFTGLPSALADWIIAKQMSPYVLLAALLVFFIILGSCLDGISIILLATAVILPAVQAAGIDLLWFGIFIILTVEMAQITPPVGFNLFVIQNLTGRDMWTVAKASFPFFLLLVLTAILITLFPQIVLALPEAMRGA; this comes from the coding sequence GTGGAATACACAATCATTGCAATCACCCTGCTGGTGGCGCTGTTCGTCCTGCTTGGCGGTGGTGTCTGGGTAGCCCTGTCTCTGCTGGGCGTCGGTATCATCGGCATGGAGCTGTTCGGCGGGGCGCCTGCCGGTTCGATTCTCGCCTCCACCAGTTGGACGGCCAGTGCCAGCTGGACATTGACGGCGCTGCCGCTGTTCATCTGGATGGGTGAAATCCTCTATCGCACCAAGCTCTCGGAAGACATGTTCCGTGGCCTGGCGCCCTGGGTACGTGGTCTGCCGGGGCGGCTGCTGCACGTCAACGTGCTGGGCTGTGGCATCTTCGCCGCGGTCAGTGGCTCCTCTGCCGCGACCACCGCCACCATCGGCCGCATTTCGCTGCCCGAGCTGAAGAGCCGTGGCTATCCGCAAGGCATCGCCATGGGCTCGCTGGCCGGTGCCGGCACCCTGGGGTTGCTGATTCCGCCGTCGATCATGATGATCGTCTATGCCGTCGGCGCTCAGGTATCGGTGTCACGCCTGTTCATCGCCGGCATTCTGCCGGGCCTGTTGCTGCTGGTGATTTTCTCCGGCTACCTGATGATCTGGTCGAAGCTCAATCGCGACCAGCTACCACCGGAAGAGCCGGCATTGCCGCTGCGCGAGAAGCTGCGCCGGGCGCGTTTGCTGATTCCCGTGGTGGCACTGATCGTCGCCGTGATCGGCTCGATCTACACCGGTGTGGCGACCGCTACCGAGGCGGCGGCGCTGGGCGTGGTCGGTGCGTTGTGCATCGCCCTGTACTCGCGTTCGCTGACGGTCGAGACCTTCATGTCCAGCCTGCTCGGTGCGGTGTGCACCTCGTGCATGATTTTCTTCATCCTGCTCGGCGCCGCTTACCTGACCGCCGCGATGAGTTTCACCGGGCTGCCGTCGGCGCTAGCCGACTGGATCATCGCCAAGCAGATGTCGCCCTATGTGCTGCTGGCTGCGCTGCTGGTGTTCTTCATCATCCTCGGCAGTTGCCTGGATGGCATCTCGATCATCCTTCTGGCCACTGCGGTGATCCTGCCGGCCGTGCAGGCTGCAGGTATCGATCTGCTGTGGTTCGGCATCTTCATCATCCTCACCGTGGAGATGGCGCAGATCACGCCGCCGGTTGGCTTCAACCTGTTCGTGATCCAGAACCTCACCGGGCGCGACATGTGGACGGTGGCCAAGGCCAGCTTTCCGTTCTTCCTGTTGCTGGTGCTGACGGCGATTCTCATCACCCTGTTCCCGCAGATCGTCCTGGCACTGCCCGAGGCAATGCGCGGCGCCTGA